GTGGACAAGGCCTAATCAACATTGAAACTCGTCTGTCAGCATTCCGCTTAAGTCACATTCAACGGTATTTATACAACGATTATCCACACCCAACCTTCCACTTTATGGACTACTTCCTAAACAAAGTTGCAAATCTACGGTACGGCCGACAGTTACTCTTGACAACTAATGTCGACGCACGTAAGACACGCATTCCAGACTACTACCGCGGAATCTTACGCACCTGGAACTCGACCGAAAAAATACGTAAAGGAGGGCCAACAACCCTGTCAGACATTCTTAAAGAACCACTTTTTCAAAATCCTTTAATACTACATCCTATCCGATCGTGCCCCTTCACCTTAAACCACTTCGTAGACGCAGGTATTACAACCATCGCCGACCTTATTGACACTGGCAACAAACGCTGGCTGAATACAACAGATATTCAACACAGAGTAAAAATACACTCCAATCGTATCCTCACCCTTTCCCTGGAAGTTCTACATCGCGCAATTCcgacaaatataaaaacaacaatcgCCGATTTCTTCAGTAGCAACCTCCCCAACGACTCTCTGGAAACAACCTATTCATTCGAACTACATCAATCAATAGAACTAAACTTAGCACTTTACAAAATAGAGAGAGGGGCTATCTACAGATATCTCATATCCGTTCtacatgaaaacaaactacCTACCAAACTCGATACAGTTTGGAGAGACATCCTGAGTCTGCCAACATCGATAAAACCAAACTTTAAAGCATGTTATCACCCATCAATAACGAAGAGAGAGGGCGACCTACAATGGAGAATTATACACGGCGCCTACACCACCGGTAACTTCCTTTACAACGCAGGACTACGATCAGATCCAAACTGTTCACTGTGTGGCAACGCAGACTCATTGCTGCATACATTCTTAGAATGCCCAAACATCCAACAACTGCTCGTCTTCGTAACCAGGATATCAACACAACTTTCCACCGATAATCGCAAAATCCCAGGATATTGGTTCATGATCAACCCACCAAGTAAGAGTAGAACATTTCCAGACAAACGAACGCTTCACTTGTTCACGTATATTACATCTACAGCAAAGATGTCAATCCACCTAGCAAgaggaaataaaatgaaagacgCGACACCAATAGATCCCATGGAAATCTTCAAAACACGCTTTCGAGCAAAATTATCGTTTGAATATGAACATTACCGACAAGAACACAACATAGAACTGTTTGAATCAACATGGGCTATCAATGACGCAATATGCAAGGTCACCAACGGTCAACTCCAGATTGATTTTTAAACACAATAGTACAGTAACTGTTCCATTACAACTTAAAGATTTTTCCCGATACTACATGTACCGTTTACACCTACGTATTTGTTGAATTATAGAATCTTTCGAGACATTATAATCGCACCGTATACTCTACTAGAGTATGTTCCCCCTGCTAcccttgtatgtatttttagccTTTTTTAATTGTAACAGGGTTTAAACAGGAATAAATGTTCCtttaaaagatgatgatgatgatgatgatgatgatgatgatgatgattatgatgatgatgatgatgatgatgatgatgatgatgatgatgatgatgatgatttaagTGAAATGGATACCTTTATAAAGAGACAGAAAATATGTGAAGTAGCAATCGATAGCAGTTTGTTCAGTAGCAGTTTGAGATGAAGTATTAAAACAGACTCAGTTAATGTTGCTTTACTCACGTCATGTTGATGAAGAAAACGCATTCCCTCTGCTACTTGCCAACTCAGTCTCACCAAGTCTTCCATCTTCAAAGTCTGCTTGGTAGCATTCCTCATTAAGTATTGCTTCAAATTACCATTTTGTGCAAACTCAACGATGATATAGGTTGGAGCTAGAATAGTCAAACAAAcgaccaaacaaacaaacaaacatcgttACTTTCATGGCCAAGGCCAACCACTACCTAAAAGTTGTTGGGGTAAAACTCAAGACGTCCAATACGACtacacaaaaacacaacacaacacaacacgacacgacacgacacgacacaacataacacaacccAACGCAACGCCACGCCACGCCAcgccacaccacacaacacaacacatcacatcacaacacaacacaacacaacacaacacaacacaacacaacacaacacaacacaagaaAAGGAAATGATACAAACAAAACGAGTAAACTAGACTAAATGCACAAAAAATAGGAGACAAACCAAAACGAGACAAACAAAAGAAACCGATCATAGCCATTAATGCAAGAATAACTAGGGTTGAAATTGTTAGATAATTTAGTAGGTAAACTAGGTATACAGTCACTGTGAGATCTTTATAGATTTACTATTGTAAATGTATTATTCACACGTACATGTAACAGTACTAACACCACTATTACAAACTCGTCAATAGGTCTGTGATTATCATCAAAATACGAATAAAAATCCGATGTCTTGCTGAGTTACAGAAGCGTTAGTCCTACACAAAGGAACAGTCTTATAAAATCCTAATCCTAATTTCTCCTAATCCACTGATAACATTATAACAGGACTAATTTAAAAACTTGGGTTTAAATCACCGGCCTTTAAGTTTTCACCTTTATTGAAACATTCTTGGTGTATTAATTccttaatacatatatatatatatatatatatagttttgttttttgtagtgGTGCTATCGTTTTCGCCTGAttgttttttgagaaaaaagaaTGCCTTCCGTCGCATTCTCCGGATGACGCTTTCAGTTTTTTCGATGAGTAAGTGTTCGAAGATGGGAGGGGAATGTTCTTTAGAGAGTAGTTCAGGTTTACCTTTCGTGGCTGttccaaaactattacgctctgccactgcggtatagagcactgtcttagcagattgatactcaccgagttatatatatatatatatatatatatatatatatatatatatatatatatatatatatatatatatatatatatatacacatcattTGTCTTACCTTTCCTCGGCAACGTACAGCAGCCAAGAAGTGATGCAACGTTAGGGTGATGGGCAAGTGTCTTCATTATCTGAAGCTCCTTATTCAATTCATCATATTCCAGCTCATTAGCATTTTCTAATAAAAAGTATAAATGTAATTGTATTTGTTAATATAACCTTACACATATAAGGAATAAGACTGTAGGACCATATGAATAGGACCGCTAAATGACGTCATAATCTCGTGATAGTAATTACATCatctgtatattttattttatagtaTGTTTGCTGGATAGAGGCAATACAATTGCAATAttgacccccaccccctccctaTACACGAAACCTGAAGACTCAAACCAAGTAGACCATTAAATGTGAACTCTCATTGTCAGAAGGCAAGTCTCGCGATACTTATTACTTTAAACCAATTTGCTGTTTTGCCACATTTCCTGCTAAGACCATACAGAGAAACATAGATAAATGTCAATACTAGCATTAGAAGTTTGAGTACAAGACAATATATTGAATTTGGGAAAATCATTCACCTTTAAAGTATTTTTTACTGAAAGTAGACTAAGAATGATTATGCTATGCCCGCCGGTTTTTGGACATGTAGTCTGAGAATGAGCATGATGTCTATCGGTTCGACATAGTGAATCTGTGTTATGTTGGTGCGTTAGTTGATAACTATAATACGATCTATTAAAGGAAATACAAGTGATTATTAACTCGAATAAATGAGGTAATTACAAAGTGGTTACCTTTCAATGTTTTAATGGCGACATCGGTGAAATAATTCTGACCTCGAAGCTTTGCGCGCCCTTTATTAACATTCCCAAAATATCCTTCCCCGATATCCTCCAACATATGGACATCACTCCTTGGGATTTCAAAGGGATCATTCGTCACATAGTCTGAATGGAGAGGCTGCCGGAAATCATTCCCATCGATGTCACTTGAAGAAGACTcggacgatgatgatgatgaatcgTCAAAATCTACATCACTGTCTGGATCacttggttgccatggaaataccTGACCTTGGGAATCTCTATGATCATTCGGAAGGACCTGAACTCTCGGTAAAGTAACGTTTTCACGAACATTCACGTTGCCTGGGTCACGTGAATCTGGGATATTCTCGCGACTTGGTATACCAATGTCAGGTTGTAGGTGGTCGACAATTGGAGCAAGTCTAGATACAGGATTCCCATTGTCCATTTCTGTCATCATCGTTAAATAGGCTGTATGcgatgtgttgttgttgttgattgtgATACTGGTATTTTCTACTACGAGAGGCtcatcaatgtcattactctggTCGTTGTTGTTAATGTTGTTAGCAGGTACCAGATTAGGGTTAGGTATTCCCTCATTGCGCATGCTTTCTATTATTCTGCTGGTTTGTCTGTCCTGTAGCAAAAGAAAGGAAACAGTTTTGTACAATTGCAAACATTTCACCAGTAAGTGAGTGCTGTTGACGTCTGATTCAACAAAGATCCCAACAAAACAACAACCTTATAACACCATGATGAGGCTGTTATACTTTTGACAACGTTGAAGAATGCTAGTCGAAAGTCTGCAGCATCTTGTTTGCCCTGTAATTCACACATACTCACTGTACATGCAGATATCAATGTATAGCGTCAGCTGttgtcagttcacacttcgtcttatatagtcgagtatttgtcattattgtaattaatggttgtTCTTTTCTCAAAGACATTTTTATACTTCATTGTCTTTTAAATCAATACGCACGTGTGGGCAGAAAACTTGACAATGATGGATCAACACAAGGGGAAAgagaaaaatgtatttaaagtAGTTACGGTCGCCAACCTCTGAGTCATGGTCGGCAATTGCGAGTGGCGGTCGGTCCCAATAGCCGCCGACTGCCGTGAGCCGGACCCTGCCAACATACTAGGACACTCGAGCTCGTTGATGGGACACTGTGGAAACTTGTCTATGGGGCGCCATCAACGACTGTTTTGGCAATTTGTATTCGCAGCAAGCTATTTTGACTGACTTGCTCATGAGACACATTGCACTTATTATAGATTTACAGATTTTTTTGACTGTCAGATTTCTAAATCATATCTTTTAATATAGCCACTTTCCCTCATCGATGaaaagcaacaacaacaacaacaacaacaacaacaacaacaacacttaaTGACATATAAGTGGATAtcattatgaattatgtaacctTATCTGCAGATATGAATCCTAGTTAAATTTAATCCATCACTTTGTTCATATATCAACAAATTGTCAActgaatttttttgtaaaactatTCTTACCTTTTTCTTTTTCATCCTGACAACATATACAATGGCGATAGACACTACGGCACATAAACACAGAAACAATGCAATAATGGCAACAATCATAATAGTCATCGTCGTTCCTGTCTTCGGTTCTTTGATGGGGCTTTCGTTAATATTGTCTCCGTACTCTGTTAGTGTATCTAAAACAATACCGACAGCAAGTATATGATTACCTAGGATGATTAATAATGCCCAGTATGTGCGACACAATGTGGTGACTGTGCACATTTCGTCCAGTACTagaatgaaatcaaaattttctGGTAGAAAAAATTACTCTTCTGTCCTATAGTGTAAATTGATGGAAGCACAAACTTTAAGATACATATAGCCAAATGTATGCGACCACGTGACTTTGACATTTGAGCggtctatattatattatgtttctcatcgtaacactttaaaaaatgatGGGTTGGGTGGTCGGTCgcttaaaaataaaaaagttaaacacaatatgtatactgtatagaatgttggtgatattttcaattcataatgGTACTTTAAAAGTCTGACTTAGACATGACAATTAAAGTTAGAATAAAACTATGAACTACATTCTCTCCAATTTCAACATTAAATAATAGTTTTGGGGGTCACATCTTACAATGTGGCGTTTGTGagttttgaaataacatttcctTATACCGAGAAAACTAGATAAGTCATGCCCATCCATTATACTGCAACATCCGACCTATTTAACATAGAGGACTGCAACGCCCGACCTATTTAACATAGCATAAACCAAAGTGTTATAGGAAGTCTGGCTTTCTACACAATGCGGCCTGGGAAATAGAGAAACAACATCCTGACCATTGTTCAAGCAAAGGTTAAAGAGAAGTGAAGCTTCTAACTATCTCTTTCCCAGAATGCATCCGAGTGTAGTTCAGGCCCCGTCTGCAGGGAAATACATTAAATGAAAATTGCCTATCATTTCATTCTTTCTGATAGGTAGGTAGGCACATGAGACTGACCAGAAAAAACAAAATGCATTTGGTAATAACTTACCTATCTGTTGAGTCACGACCATGTCCATATTAGAATTTGTGGAGTGCACCAAGTCATACTGTAGAACTAATGTACTGTATTTGGGTGAACTTCTGACATCATTCAGAGCAGAACACGTGACTGTAACGTTCGTTGCATAATGATACTTTCTTCTAATGGTCAGTTCACTAATAGTACTCTTTCGTCCGTCCCCAGTATCTTCCACTGACTCGGAGATAGAAAAATTTGGACCAGGAAAAACCATTTCATTGTCGATGTACCACGTTATGTCCGCTGACGGCTTACAACGGGTAGCTTTGCAAACGACCGTTTTGAGTTGTGACTCAGCGGTGACCGTCGGACTTCCCTCAAAAATTAACAACTCGTTGATGTCACCTGTATCGATCAAAGAAGAAGAACTTAAAAAATAGAATAACGTTGTAGTTTAAACGACCTTTCCTAAACAGCCATCATTTACAGATGCAAATTTGATCAGATCCAcccattgttttttttatttacagccCATTTCCCTATACTGAGTCAaaactattaaatgaactattaaGATGAGTGAGCCTcgtcacaaggtttcatgttgagatagacaccataaagataacaaacacacatcacttacactgtgtggaatctgtagacaccataaagataacaaacacacatcacttacactgtgtggaATCTGTAGACATCATAAAGATAACAAACACacatcacttacactgtgtggaatctgtagacaccataaagataacaaacacacatcacttacactgtgtggaatctgtagacaccataaagataacaaacacacatcacttacactgtgtggaATCTGTAGACATCATAAAGATAACAAACACacatcacttacactgtgtggaATCTGCAGACATCATAAAGATAACAAACACacatcacttacactgtgtggaATCTGTAGACATCATAAAGATAACAAACACacatcacttacactgtgtggaatctgtagacaccataaagataacaaacagacatcacttacactgtgtgggccctttatttagttaatgatataaacagtaacagcatgtaCACTAGtacacaaggtataatctgctgaaattcaaacaaaatccatggttatgtttatatcattaactaagtACAGAGCCCATACAGTGtacagtgtaagtgatgtttgtgagttatatttattgtgtctatctcaacatgaatccttgtgatcaggctcactgatcttgacagttcatttaatagctttgactaGGTCTAGGGAAATGGACTGTAATGACTGTTctatgtcagtttgatagtgtgataagaaGAATCCTTTTCGGCGCCTTCAAAGATCATAGATTTAAacgtggtctgaggtttaaaCGTCCACCACTTATAAAACAACATACATTAAATATCACACAATGgtctacaaaatatatttatgtctTTGTATATCGGTGAAAAGTAACATTTGTCAATTTGATCAATTATTCCAAATGTGACAACTTTGTTTATTACATGGACTGGACGATTCCTCTCTGTTGTATACTCAACTCTGTAACCACTCGTTACTCATCGAATAGCGAACAGCGCCAACAACGACCAATATTCTAGTCTATGTCTTCGACCACTTTTAGTGGTGTGAGATCACTGTAGTCAATAATGAAAATCATGTTTCCCAACAATCTTAGGAAAAACAGAATGTTTGTTTTCGAATTATTCGTTGGAATAGAAGACGTTGGTCTTTGATGAACCGCAGCGATCTGTGCGTATTTTGGCAAActtaatgtaaatgtatatttgtcCGTTTACAGTCGACTGAAAATAATACGTCGTTTAAACAAAACTCGTCAATAATGTACGAAGGGAAGAGAAACCAACAAACGTGATGACATTTTCAGTTCCTCTGAGAAGTCTGCCGCAATGGGGGTCAAAACTATATATTCCCCATACTTGACTTGTCAAATGCTTGAAGACACAGTTCACCGTCATCGCTATGACCACAACTTATCTGAAAACCCACTTTCAAACAGTGATCGTGTTATACAATCATTGCATCGTTGATAAGAAAACATTTTTCTGTCAACCAAAATTGAGGTTAATTCACTGATTggagacatttttttaaaaattagacGAGTAAAAATTATCAATTACGAAATATGAATTGTCACTAAGCCCTTATCAAACTTGGTCGACCTACTAGACAAGTATACATGCCTCATACTCAATATTGGTGGCTTACAATAATGTATACTGCAGCTGTATTATGCAGTCTatgggtatgtacatgtatgtatgtatgtatgtatgtatgtatgtatgtatgtatgtatgtatgtatgtatgtgtgtgtgtatgtatgtatgtatgtatgtatgtatgtgtgtatgtatgtatgtatgtatgtatgtgtgtgtgtatgtatgtatgtatgtatgtatgtatgtatgtatgtatgtatgtatgtatgtatgtatgtatcatgtatgtatgtatgcacataccAAAGTATGTTTTATGTGTCTGCATATGTGTGTACAcctaaatatgtatgtgtgcatatgtttGTATTTCTCAACTTACTTTGGACGATGAGTTGAACTGTGTCGCTGTAGTCCATGTATGGAGATTGTCCTTCTGTAAGCGTATAGGTAACATCACATTTATACACCCCATCATCGGCCATTGTAACATTAGAAATTATCAATCCACCTACTTCATCAATGTCATGTCTATTTCCAAGGTGATGATAAGTGTTAATAAAATTGACGATATATACCAGACGTGTTTGTGGACCATTGTCATGCTTTCTAAAAACCCAACTCAGTGTTACACTGCTATATGTTCTATTTGGTGGTGTATTCACACATCGAAGCGTGGCATTGTCTCCTTCTATCACTATCTGTGGACGAACTGTAGCTGCAGCCAATATACCATTTAACATAAGAATAcctttaaaaagaaaacaaaaacaggaGAAGATAAATAAATACCGTGTCCACTTTTCGTAATGGTATTTGTGTAAGTATGTATACAATGCTATGGTGATGAGAACTGTCAAAGTAAATactatgtaatatatttttctgtCACTTTTGCTATCTGTACGACAGAAGTAGATTTTCTCACTATTTGTCAACTT
This is a stretch of genomic DNA from Glandiceps talaboti chromosome 9, keGlaTala1.1, whole genome shotgun sequence. It encodes these proteins:
- the LOC144440286 gene encoding uncharacterized protein LOC144440286 yields the protein MAYKLPIWWLPFVTTGILMLNGILAAATVRPQIVIEGDNATLRCVNTPPNRTYSSVTLSWVFRKHDNGPQTRLVYIVNFINTYHHLGNRHDIDEVGGLIISNVTMADDGVYKCDVTYTLTEGQSPYMDYSDTVQLIVQSDINELLIFEGSPTVTAESQLKTVVCKATRCKPSADITWYIDNEMVFPGPNFSISESVEDTGDGRKSTISELTIRRKYHYATNVTVTCSALNDVRSSPKYSTLVLQYDLVHSTNSNMDMVVTQQIDTLTEYGDNINESPIKEPKTGTTMTIMIVAIIALFLCLCAVVSIAIVYVVRMKKKKDRQTSRIIESMRNEGIPNPNLVPANNINNNDQSNDIDEPLVVENTSITINNNNTSHTAYLTMMTEMDNGNPVSRLAPIVDHLQPDIGIPSRENIPDSRDPGNVNVRENVTLPRVQVLPNDHRDSQGQVFPWQPSDPDSDVDFDDSSSSSSESSSSDIDGNDFRQPLHSDYVTNDPFEIPRSDVHMLEDIGEGYFGNVNKGRAKLRGQNYFTDVAIKTLKENANELEYDELNKELQIMKTLAHHPNVASLLGCCTLPRKAPTYIIVEFAQNGNLKQYLMRNATKQTLKMEDLVRLSWQVAEGMRFLHQHDCIHRDLAARNILLDQWYNCKITDFGLARCIRERQIYEKKSDGAVPVCWMAPESLSHSVYTKQSDVWSYGVVLYEIITNGSRPYPRYDLPDVRNLVQNGHTMAIPEHCDQKLRYIMEKCWAMNPTDRPTFITITNTLSRNIAT